GGCAATGTGGGGATTGGGACAGCCATCCCTTCCTCTCGACTGAGCATTCTTGCTGGCACGCTGGGCGACACATTGGGCAGCACGGTGCCTTTGGTGGACTTCCATAACTACAATCCCCACCACAACAGCGTTAGCCTTTCACAAATTAGAACATCCAGTGTTACCGGCTGGCCGGATGGCTACTTATGGCAGACCGCAACGACGCGTTTCCAGGTGAGCACCGACGTGACGCCTCAGGGATACATGGACTTTAATCCGGCCGGAGGAAGCTACGGGTTGGCTTTCGGATCGGGAGCCGCTGAGTTTCTGCGATTAGACGGGAGTGGGAATGTCGGTGTAGGGACAACGTCTCCCACAACGAAGTTCGAAGTGAATGGAAACGTAAAATTGACCGCTGGCAGCGGAGCATCGATTACTTTTCCGGACAACTCGATCCAATCAACAGCCTGGAATGGAACGACCTGTGGTGGTGATTACGCCGAGTCAGTCGATGTAGAAGGCGGTAGCCAGACATATGAACCAGGCGATGTGCTCATCATCGATAAGAAGATTCGTGGACACTTTTCTCGTTCTAGCGAAGCGTATTCCCGGCGAGTAGCAGGGATTTATTCAACGAAGCCAGGGCTCGTTGGTCGACGCCAATCGACACCGAAAGATTCGGAGAGCGAAGTGCCCATGGCCATGATGGGAATTGTGCCGGTAAAGGTCAGTGCAGAAAACGGGCCAATTGAATCGGGTGATCTGCTTGTGGCCTCTTCCACGCCGGGGTATGCGATGAAAGGAACGGAGCCCTCAAAGATGATGGGCGCAGTCATCGGCAAGGCAATGGATTCATTCGCGTCCGGTACCGGCGTCATCGAAGTCTTGGTATCGCTTCAATAAAACCAGCCATAACTGAGGAGAAGAGATGCATAAGTTTTTTGCTGGAGTAAGTTTCGGCGTCGCAATATTGCTTTGCCAAGCGGGTGCCCAGGTCAGTGGCAGTGGAACAACCGATAGAGTGTCGAAGTTCACCAGTGGATCGCAGATTGGGGATTCCGCAATCACTGAATCCAATGGCAATGTGGGGATTGGGACAACGAGTCCCAGCGATCGCTTTGCCATCCACGGTACAACTTCTGGACAGCCGGGGATCTTGCTTTTCGGAGATTATGGGAACTATACGCCCGCGATTCGACTCTACGAGTGGTCCGGCTCTGCAGCTAACTATCATGCATGGCGGAGCATGGTCGATAACGACGGAGCTTATAACGTCGCATACGCATTGACGCCGAACGGAATAGGCGGAGCGGAAGATTATGCTCCTCGACTCAAGATCCTTCGTGATGGCAATGTTGGTATAGGAACTTTGACTCCGGAAACACGCCTGACAGTGGCTACGCCTGGTGGCTCAACTCCATTCGGAGCGATGAGCGTGGATGTGACGACGTTTTCGTCGGCTTCGAATGCGAGCGCGAGCTACTTCTTCCAGGTGCGCGATATCGGAGGCGGTAGTACGCCCTTCTACATTCGAGGAGACGGAAATACAGGTATTGGGACGGCGTCTCCGGGTGAGCGTTTGGATGTTGTCGGTAATATCCGAATGAACGGAACCGGAGCACACCTGATCTTTCCAGATGGCCAAACGCAATCCGTCCCATGGAACGGAACGACGTGCGGTGGCGATTATGCCGAGTCAGTTGATGTAGCGGGAGACCGTAACGCGTATGAGCCGGGGGATGTGTTGGTGCTTGCTGCGTCTGGAACGGAAGATGTAGAGAAGTCGCAGGAACCCTATTCCTCATCGGTCGCTGGCATTTATTCCACCAAGCCCGGCCTGACAGGCAGAAGACAGAGTGACTCTCCCAAAGCTGGACCGACAGAGGTTCCGATGGCGATGGTTGGCATCGTGCCAACGAAAGTAACCGCCGAGAATGGTCCCATCAAGCGCGGCGACCTGCTGGTGACCTCGTCCAAGATGGGCTATGCGATGAAGGGCACGGACCGCAGCCGGATGCTGGGTGCGGTTGTTGGCAAAGCGATGGGAAGTCTGGAACAAGGCTCCGGGGTGATTGAAGTGCTGGTCACACTGCAGTAATGGACAGGCCTTAATGCATTTCAGAGCCGTGCTCTGCGGAGCGGTGTGCCTGGAGTAAGGCATATCGCTCCGTAAATTCATTAGCAAAATAGTTAACTTTTTCCGCTCCAAAGGATGAAGACCTTCGTGCCTTGCTTCTGTCTGCAACCAGACGGTAGCGTCTTTCTATTCCACAAGTGATCAGGGAAGCATAAACGCTCCTGCAAGAGCGTGGGGAACTTTTGCGCCCTTTTGAAGTAGTGCCTGCAGCCAGATAAGGGAGGCTCTTTGTGCCAGTAAAGCTATGGAACGTGATCCTGGGATGCTTGATGATCCTTCTACCGAACTATGGACGCTTGTCGTTTGCACAGACGGTTACGACTCCGGGGGGAAGCGCCGGGACGATTCCGAAGTTCACCGGGAGCTCTACGTTGGAGAATTCGGCGATCACGGAGTCGAACGGAGCCGTTGCGGTTGGAGCGGCAAATCCTCTCAATGATTTCTCGATCAATGTAGGAAGTGGCAGTGGTCACGGGTTGATCATAGGAACTCCTGAAGGGAGCTGGGGCAAGATTCTTGCGGGAGCTGGACAGTGGGCATTCAATCCGCTGGTCAAGACAGGGGATACGGCATTCATCTTTTCTAACGGTGGTATGGACACCGGAGGGTACGTTCTCGCTCCATGGACTGGCAATATCATCGGATTGCGGATGACCAATGCCGGGAAGGTCGGTATTGGAACGGGCGACCCGGCTGAGAACCTCGATGTGGTTGGCAATATCAAGATCAGCGGAACCGGTGCACATCTCGTCTTCCCAAATGGCGAGACGCAGTCCGTTCCCTGGAACGGAACCACGTGCGGTGGCGATTATGCGGAGTCGGTGGACGTAGCTGGAGATCGCAAGAGCTATGAGCCTGGCGATGTGCTCGTCATCGATTCGCACCATCCAGGAAGCTTCCTCAAATCCGCGGAGCCGTACGCTACGGGCGTGACTGGGATTTTCTCGACAAAACCTGGACTGACGGGACGGCGTCAGCTCACTCCTAAAAGCGAGGATGAGGTTCCCATGGCGATGATGGGGATCGTTCCAACCAAGGTGAGTGCGGAAAACGGTCCTATCCACCCGGGCGATCTCCTGGTGAGTTCGTCGACGCCGGGCTATGCCATGAAAGGCACGGATCGCTCAAAGATGCTGGGAGCTGTGATTGGCAAAGCTCTCGGTGAGCTCAACAAAGACACAGGCGTGATTGAAGTCGTCGTGACGCTGCAGTAGTCATCCAAAATCGAGCGATATGGAGTTATTGAAATGAAAGCTGGTCTGGTACAGGTTGCCTTAGCTCTTCTTTTAAGCGGGAGTGCCTTGGCTCAAAACACTTTTCCAACCACTGGCAATGTTGGTATCGGAACGACTTCGCCAGTAACCACGCTCGACGTCAATGGCGCGGTGCGCTCGTCCGGGACATCAGGCTTCGTATTCTCATCGAACTCGTATGTCTGGCTTAAGGAGACCTGGGGCTTGAATGTGGGCCTGGGTGGCGACGACGCATCTTATTCTGCGAATTTTGTTACCCAATCGGGTAACAGCGTCATGAATGTTCGGGCGGATGGGCGTGTCGGCATCGGAACGACTAATCCAAAAGGTCTGCTTGAAATTGGAGGCTCTAATAACGTCGGTGGCTTTATTGTAAGTACCGCGAATTTGGACGAGAGGGTTACTGCGAACACCATGGACTTTCTGAAAAATAGCGCGAAGCTACTAACTGGCTGGAACCGAAGCGGAGGAAATGGTGAAGCCGACTTCATGACGAATCGAGGCGCTGGAGATTCTGGAGGCTTTGCGTTTTATGACGTGGCGAACGATGGAACGGTTAATCAACTCTTCCGCGTACATGGCAACGGGAATTTCGGGATCGGTGTTAATTCACCTTCAGCCCGTCTAGATGTGGCTGGCAATATCCGAATTAATGCAGCCGGAGCACACATGATATTTGCCGATAATACCGTTCAATCGACAGCCTGGAACGGGACGACGTGCGGTGGCGACTACGCGGAGTCAGTGGACGTTGTGGGTGACCGCAAGAGCTATGAGCCTGGTGATGTGCTTGTGATCGACCGTGCTTCTCCTGACAAGTTTGTTCATTCGCTGCAGCCCTACTCGAGGCTCGTCGCCGGGATCTATTCGACCAAGCCTGGGTTGACGGGGCGCCGCCAGGGGCTTGCCGTAACCGGCGAAGAGGTTCCCATGGCGATGCTGGGCATTGTGCCAACCAAGGTAAGCGCGGAGAACGGAGCGATCGATGTGGGCGACCTTCTGGTCTCGTCTGCTACCGAAGGCTATGCAATGAGAGGAACCGACGCCAGCAAGATGATGGGCGCGGTGATTGGAAAGGCCATGGGCAAACTGGACTCTGGTAAAGGCGTGATTGAAGTGCTGGTATCGCTGCAGTAGAAACGGTGCAAAAAGGGAAAGTAATGCGCAAGCTTTTTATTACAGCGGGATTTTGTGGAGCGGTTCTTACAGGCCAGGCGGCGGCTCAGGTCACTTTGGCCCGGCAACCCTTGTGGCTTGCTGGTGGTGGTGATTGCAATCACGCGGTCTATAGCAATTACTCGAGCCCTTGCAGTGACACGTCGCCGACGGGAAGCAACGATTCCGAATACTTTAGCTACTTTGGTGGATTGGTCTTTCAGCCGCGGTTGGGAGGACAGCCGTCTTACTTTACTCCAACAGGAAATTTCGTTCTCCATGGCAGCGCGAATATTTCGGGCATTATGACGGCCATATCGATTGAGGCACACAGTGCGGATTTAGGGCAGAACGCAGGTGATTCGCAAACGCTTCTTTCTTTACAGGCCAACAATGCAAATTTGGGTCAGCTAATTTTTAGCCAAATACGCAACAGTAACGGTGGATATTGGGACACTGCGACGACGAGAATTCGTCAGAGAACCGATGTTACCGACCAGGGCTATATCGATTTCAACCCGTCAAACGGTGCCTACGGGATGGCGTTTGGCTCTGGCAGCAACGAGTATATGCGGCTGATCGCAGGTAATGTCGGCATTGGGACAGGTATGCCGACTGCGAGGCTGGAAGTGAACGGTCCGCTGAAGCTAACTGCTGGTACGGGCGCCTCGATGACTTATTCCGATGGCACGGTACAGTCGACGGCCTGGAACGGCACGACGTGCGGTGGTGATTATGCGGAGTCAGTCGATATCGTAGGTGACCGTAAGGCGTATGAACCGGGCGACGTCCTGGTAATTGATACCAAAGTCGAAGGTAGTTTCGTGAAGTCATCCGAACCCTATTCGACTGCGGTGATGGGAATCTATTCGACTAAGCCGGGCTTGACCGGTCGCAGGCAGTTGACGCCGAAGAGCGAAGAAGAAATTCCGATGGCGATGATTGGCATCGTGCCGACGAAGGTGACAACGGAGAACGGGCCGATTAGGCCGGGTGATCTGCTGGTGACTTCGTCCACTCCCGGATATGCGATGAAAGGGACGGACCGTTCGAGGCTGATGGGAGCTGTGATTGGCAAGGCCATGGGACATTTGGATTTAGGTAGAGGTTTGATTGAAGCGGGAGTTACGCTACAGTAGCAGATTCGACAGACAATTTTGTAGATAATTCCATTGATCCTTATCGCTTCTTATGGCCGGACTGCCGCGCTGGTTCTAGATGTGCTTTATCGAAATAGTTTTGCGGTGTTTCAATCAAATTAGGTTAGATAATAACCCCTTGCGATATGGCGATGAAATAAGAGAAATCACCGGAGTTTTACACGTTATGCATAAGAATATGAAATATAACAACGTTTTTCGTCGATACAATTTTCTTGTTCTGCTTTATGTGTTATTTTGGAGCTTTGATGCTCACATGTTCGGCCAACAGAGCTCTGACGAAGAACTTGGAATAAAACCATTTGCTATTTATCATGGCGGTGAGATTGACCAAGTGAATCTCGGTACCGGGTCACTGTTTGTCAAGATTCCTCTTTTCAGTTTGCCTCAACGTGGTAATGCTCTCGGTCTGTCGTATTCGTTGTATTACAACCTGAGGCATGTCAAGTCTTATAAGCAAACATGTGCCGGGGCGGGTGAGTCCCAGGTCTGCCATGACATCCTAACGTGGCGAGGCGGCGGTGGAATGTCCGTTCGAGAAGATCACTATTTTGGAGGCGCGAAGTCAAACCTAAACCTTAGGCAGTGGCTAGCCTGTTATCAGGAGAAGGATGCGCCAGGGGTATGTGCTGCTCCGGGAAGCCATCTCACGGCGTCAACTCCATATTGGTTTTATTATGTCGAGGATGCAACAGGAGCACGCCACTATGGTGGCGAACGTGCGCCGGGCATATGGCAAGCTGTGGATGGTACTGGATTTCAAATTGATCTCAACCGGGGGATTGTCATAAATGATGAAGGAGTTGCAACACCTTTTATCGACCCAGGTTCAAACGGAACGTCGATTCTTTATGACCCCGTTACTGGAGCACCTAAACTCCAGTGCTATCGGACTGATTTGAATGGCAACTCAATCTGTGCGGATCAGATGGATACAATGGGAAGAACTATCCCGACAGAGACAGCGACTTCCAACCTTTCACGATGCGCCTCGTTCGGTGCTCGAACGACTACCTTGGCTGCAGAATGGCATGTGCCAATGGCGGGCGGAAATATCGGCATATACACAGAGTGTTTTGCGACGATTTCGGTGGTCAATTATATAAATTACTCAACGAACGACGATCCTATTACCCAATCTGGCGATCTAAAGTTCATGCAAGCATTAGTACTACCGGATGGTACGGCTTGGCAGTTTGAATATTCGGATGGGAGCGGAGACTTGACTAAGATCACCTTCCCGACCGGCGGCACGATTGCGTACACTACAACCCAAACTCAGTTCCCTGAACCGTCCCAAGTCCTCTCACGTACATCCAACGCAATGGATGGCATCGGGCCTCAGCAGACGACTTATTCATATGCGTATCCGGATGGCATTCATCTTCAGGCTGTTGTCAGCAATCCGGATGGCGATACGGTCACAGATTTTGCCTGCATCGGTGGGACATCTGGAATGTGTTCAAACTACCCCAGCGACGTAAAGAGCTATCAAGGATCAGCTTTGACTGGAACTTTACTCAAGACGGTTCACACCGAATACTTTACCTATACTGTGACTGGTGCTGCGGGCGGACTAGTATCATTACCATATCGAGTTGACACTACTCTCGATAACGGATTAACTACCAGAACGACCAAAGTCTACGATGCAGGATTCGATTATTTTGCAACTACTGACCATGTTGAGTCATACCATGCTCCATACGGCAAAGTCATTCAGCAGAGCGATTTTGGTTATGGTTCAGGTGCTCCGGGAGCTCTCATTCGTGTCACCGAGACGGATTGGGCCGCCCTCTCGAATACACTATCTAGCGCTAGTAGTTATTTAGCTAACAATTTAATTTCACTTCCATCGCAGATTACAGTAAGGCTTCCGAATCAGACAATCGCGTCTCAAACTAAATACTCCTACGACACCGAAAATTTACAACCTTCAGCGGTTACCATTCAACACTCCCTTACGCCGATAGGAGGTGACTATCGAGGCAATGTAACATCCGTGTCGCGCCTATCAGGTGCCACGCAAGTAAGTACTCAGACCTGCCCCAAAACAGGACTTTCGGCAACGACGAGCATTAAATACTATGACACCGGTGTCGTATACCAAGACATTGATGCTTGTGGTCATACAACAAGCCATGAATACAGCCCTTTGTATATCGGCGCATATAAAACCTCCACAACAAATGCTTTTGGCCAAACTTCAAATGCTGCGTTTGACTTCAATTCGGGACAACCGA
Above is a genomic segment from Terriglobus tenax containing:
- a CDS encoding RHS repeat domain-containing protein — encoded protein: MHKNMKYNNVFRRYNFLVLLYVLFWSFDAHMFGQQSSDEELGIKPFAIYHGGEIDQVNLGTGSLFVKIPLFSLPQRGNALGLSYSLYYNLRHVKSYKQTCAGAGESQVCHDILTWRGGGGMSVREDHYFGGAKSNLNLRQWLACYQEKDAPGVCAAPGSHLTASTPYWFYYVEDATGARHYGGERAPGIWQAVDGTGFQIDLNRGIVINDEGVATPFIDPGSNGTSILYDPVTGAPKLQCYRTDLNGNSICADQMDTMGRTIPTETATSNLSRCASFGARTTTLAAEWHVPMAGGNIGIYTECFATISVVNYINYSTNDDPITQSGDLKFMQALVLPDGTAWQFEYSDGSGDLTKITFPTGGTIAYTTTQTQFPEPSQVLSRTSNAMDGIGPQQTTYSYAYPDGIHLQAVVSNPDGDTVTDFACIGGTSGMCSNYPSDVKSYQGSALTGTLLKTVHTEYFTYTVTGAAGGLVSLPYRVDTTLDNGLTTRTTKVYDAGFDYFATTDHVESYHAPYGKVIQQSDFGYGSGAPGALIRVTETDWAALSNTLSSASSYLANNLISLPSQITVRLPNQTIASQTKYSYDTENLQPSAVTIQHSLTPIGGDYRGNVTSVSRLSGATQVSTQTCPKTGLSATTSIKYYDTGVVYQDIDACGHTTSHEYSPLYIGAYKTSTTNAFGQTSNAAFDFNSGQPISITDPNNQITTYGYNDPLGRLRFVNKPDAGRIDINYTATTATIDTQIDSSRHATTTVIVDGFGRKEKIQRSVPGGVTYQLTQYDFAGRPKFSWNPSSCDPQIASTCPEATWGKTEYRYDALGRNTYVYNSDATFKKWVYQGNIVDEYDEANHHWKRTIDALGRLVRVLEPDPATNTPSLQTDYDYDVLGSLRGVIQAGSTQARNFIYDSLSRQLWSQNPETGLICYGHGDGTEAGCQADGYDANGNLLYKTDARGVTVNYSYDALNRLVSKTYSNDPANTPSTCYQYDSTSVGYPNGNFIGRLTHEWTQLGACSPTLPSGDVKTRRSVRKYDAMGRVKVEERCVMANCTTSTNPFTLHFDYDLAGNLTEYDNGIRNLTLTQAYDSAGRLNKVTSSAYDATHPNTLYNISGFFPNGVPSVFDLGLHLNTTQGLDNRLRPTTLNVVVK